Proteins co-encoded in one Setaria viridis chromosome 9, Setaria_viridis_v4.0, whole genome shotgun sequence genomic window:
- the LOC117835235 gene encoding glutamyl-tRNA(Gln) amidotransferase subunit C, chloroplastic/mitochondrial has translation MAMLSAAASTIPRLRLATQPRPKLPSYRSHWLWTLSSATHVTPAAAAGAGLLEPPDLPRLAKAARISLSPQEAEEFEPKIRQVVDWYEIVAVITANYPRNNKHRKSTVAGSSLREDKPETFVNTDAIVEAIPSYDDPYIKVPRVLNKE, from the exons ATGGCCATGCTCTCCGCCGCTGCCTCTACCATCCCCAGGCTCCGCCTCGCGACGCAGCCGCGGCCGAAGCTCCCTTCGTATAGGTCACACTGGCTGTGGAccctctcctccgccacccATGTAAcgcctgctgcggcggcgggggcggggttgCTGGAGCCGCCGGACCTGCCCCGCCTTGCCAAAGCTGCGCGCATCTCGCTCTCACCGCAGGAG GCCGAGGAGTTCGAGCCTAAGATTCGGCAGGTCGTCGATTGGTA TGAAATAGTAGCAGTTATCACTGCCAATTACCCAAGGAATAATAAACATCGGAAGA GTACAGTTGCTGGTAGTTCTTTGAGGGAAGATAAGCCTGAAACATTTGTTAACAC AGATGCAATAGTAGAGGCCATTCCGAGCTATGATGATCCATATATCAAAGTGCCAAGAGTGCTTAACAAAGAATGA
- the LOC117835188 gene encoding probable E3 ubiquitin-protein ligase BAH1-like 1: MKFGATYEEYLRVEQDKYLGQCSRVEYKRLKKVLKKCRVGRSLQADGANDDEQEQGSDEYSDVCECNSCTLCDEMFFTELNKEASEIAGCFRSRVQRLLHLHIPSGIQRYIWRFRQCFIDDQQIMVQEGRMLLNYVTMNAIAIRKILKKYDKIHGSVSGRDFKSKMQTAHIELLQSPWLIELGAFHLNCDDLDADELGGGGFFKNGFFKNFSCDLSGAQPLLTMTISETLKYEYSLTCPICLDTLFNPYALSCGHLFCKACACGAASVYIFQGVKSAPLDAKCPVCRAVGVFGHAVHMSELELLLKRRDKDYWRQRLREERTTMVKQSKEYWDSQAMLSMGI; this comes from the exons ATGAAGTTTGGTGCAACATATGAAGAGTACCTCCGCGTGGAGCAGGACAAGTACCTAGGACAATGCTCCCGTGTAGAATACAAACGCCTCAAGAAGGTACTGAAGAAATGTCGAGTTGGTCGCTCATTGCAAGCAGATGGAGCAAATGATGATGAGCAAGAGCAGGGGAGCGACGAATATTCAGATGTTTGCGAATGCAACTCATGCACAT TGTGTGATGAGATGTTCTTTACAGAACTCAACAAGGAGGCATCGGAAATAGCAGGCTGTTTCAGATCTAGAGTACAACGTCTCCTCCACCTTCATATTCCTTCAGGAATACAACGCTATATATGGCGTTTTAGACAGTGCTTCATAGATGATCAACAAATAATGGTTCAAGAAGGCAGAATGCTTCTCAACTATGTGACCATGAATGCTATTGCTATTCGCAAAATTCTCAAGAAATATGACAAG ATACATGGTTCTGTAAGTGGCAGAGACTTCAAGAGCAAGATGCAAACTGCGCATATCGAACTGTTGCAATCGCCTTGGCTGATAGAGCTTGGCGCTTTCCATCTCAACTGTGACGATTTAGATGCTGATGAACTTGGAGGTGGAGGGTTCTTCAAGAACGGATTCTTCAAGAATTTTTCCTGTGACCTGTCTGGAGCACAGCCATTGTTAACGATGACCATTTCTGAAACTCTGAAGTATGAGTACAGCCTAACTTGTCCAATTTGCTTG GACACTTTGTTCAACCCTTATGCACTTAGCTGTGGGCATCTGTTCTGCAAAGCCTGTGCATGTGGTGCTGCTTCTGTCTACATCTTCCAGGGTGTCAAGTCTGCACCTCTGGATGCCAAGTGCCCTGTATGCCGAGCG GTTGGTGTTTTTGGCCATGCTGTGCATATGAGTGAACTGGAATTGCTCCTCAAAAGAAg GGACAAAGATTACTGGAGGCAGAGACTGCGCGAAGAGCGAACCACGATGGTGAAGCAGTCCAAAGAATACTGGGACTCACAGGCGATGCTATCAATGGGCATCTGA
- the LOC117838659 gene encoding myosin-binding protein 7 isoform X3, translated as MDDDHDQDPDPPSPPAAAGGRCPCCSSSSPAVPWRRSVKRKLGAEKGEGGGGEGEGEEAEPTAARVGAEEECAALREAVAAAQSTASELRAEVEEERLASASAASEAMAMMLRLQREKAEVQMELRQFRRFADEKMALDAAEIDQLRALLAQRARRLMRLRARLREYRLQFLHLGIPLPEGEDLVAQNAQEEEEDLLLLEGEDGYADGDGGYYPELRCHDGEYYYEDGQEEEDAVALDLERRICRLEHDQETHLLEPVLEEEEGTNLYTDEGLPELPGLERGGFYADEMLPEEAVEERSQLYNDDEELPESPSAGFGGGEEASETDGVGSASGSDRVYTIDKVHQGASAPIARVPDKYQDEVVEPDIKKLYMRLEALEADRESMRQALVAMRTEKTQLVLLREIAQQLAKDGAPAGSGAGVGPGVHHTPGKCKVGIVERRFMEDKKAALVKTFSMVALFKWVLTLFGKKKKLLQSRYTFGLSSNNVGLLLLLDKCPRIQKTLTRTG; from the exons atggaCGACGACCACGACCAGGACCCcgacccgccgtcgccgcccgccgccgccggggggcGGTGCCCgtgctgctcctcctcgtcgccggccgtgccGTGGCGGCGGTCCGTCAAGCGGAAGCTGGGCGCGGAGAAGGGggagggcgggggcggcgagggggagggggaAGAGGCGGAGcccacggcggcgcgggtgggcgcggaggaggagtgCGCGGCGCtgcgggaggcggtggcggcggcgcagtccaCGGCGTCGGAGCTGCGGGCCGAGGTCGAGGAGGAGCGCCTCGCCTCTGCCAGCGCCGCCAGCGAGGCCATGGCCATGATGCTGCGGCTCCAGCGCGAGAAGGCCGAGGTCCAGATGGAGCTCCGCCAGTTCCGCCGCTTTGCCGACGAGAAGATggcgctcgacgccgccgagaTCGACCAGCTCCGCGCGCTCCTGGcgcagcgcgcgcgccgcctgaTGAGGCTGCGCGCCAGGCTCCGCGAGTACCGCCTCCAGTTCCTCCACCTCGGCATCCCGCTCCCCGAGGGCGAGGACCTCGTCGCGCAGAAcgcccaggaggaggaagaggacctCCTACTGCTCGAGGGCGAGGACGGCtacgccgacggcgacgggggcTACTACCCTGAGCTCCGCTGCCACGACGGGGAGTACTACTACGAGGacgggcaggaggaagaggatgcgGTTGCCCTCGATCTGGAGCGCCGGATCTGCCGCCTCGAGCACGATCAGGAAACTCACCTGCTTGAGCCGGtcctggaggaagaggaaggaaccAACCTTTACACAGATGAGGGGTTGCCGGAGTTGCCTGGGCTGGAGCGGGGCGGCTTTTATGCTGACGAGATGTTACCTGAGGAAGCTGTGGAAGAAAGGAGCCAACTCTACAATGACGATGAGGAGTTGCCAGAGTCACCAAGTGCTGGATTTGGTGGTGGGGAGGAAGCGAGTGAGACTGATGGTGTTGGCAGTGCAAGTGGCAGCGATAGGGTATACACAATCGACAAGGTGCATCAAGGTGCGTCTGCGCCAATAGCCAGGGTTCCGGATAAGTACCAGGATGAGGTGGTGGAGCCAGACATTAAGAAGCTTTATATGAGGCTGGAAGCGCTGGAGGCTGACCGTGAGTCAATGAGGCAGGCCCTTGTGGCGATGCGCACTGAGAAGACGCAGCTTGTGCTTCTCCGTGAAATTGCACAGCAGCTTGCCAAGGATGGAGCTCCAGCTGGATCAGGGGCTGGCGTGGGGCCAGGTGTACACCATACGCCGGGAAAATGCAAGGTGGGGATTGTAGAAAGAAGGTTCATGGAGGATAAGAAGGCAGCACTTGTCAAGACATTCTCCATGGTTGCTTTATTTAAG tgggtccttactttatTCGGTAAGAAAAAGAAGCTATTACAAAGCAG GTATACTTTTGGCTTATCAAGTAACAATGTTGGTTTGCTCCTACTCTTGGATAAGTGCCCGCGGATCCAGAAAACCCTCACAAGAACAGGGTAA
- the LOC117838659 gene encoding myosin-binding protein 7 isoform X2, translated as MDDDHDQDPDPPSPPAAAGGRCPCCSSSSPAVPWRRSVKRKLGAEKGEGGGGEGEGEEAEPTAARVGAEEECAALREAVAAAQSTASELRAEVEEERLASASAASEAMAMMLRLQREKAEVQMELRQFRRFADEKMALDAAEIDQLRALLAQRARRLMRLRARLREYRLQFLHLGIPLPEGEDLVAQNAQEEEEDLLLLEGEDGYADGDGGYYPELRCHDGEYYYEDGQEEEDAVALDLERRICRLEHDQETHLLEPVLEEEEGTNLYTDEGLPELPGLERGGFYADEMLPEEAVEERSQLYNDDEELPESPSAGFGGGEEASETDGVGSASGSDRVYTIDKVHQGASAPIARVPDKYQDEVVEPDIKKLYMRLEALEADRESMRQALVAMRTEKTQLVLLREIAQQLAKDGAPAGSGAGVGPGVHHTPGKCKVGIVERRFMEDKKAALVKTFSMVALFKVYFWLIK; from the exons atggaCGACGACCACGACCAGGACCCcgacccgccgtcgccgcccgccgccgccggggggcGGTGCCCgtgctgctcctcctcgtcgccggccgtgccGTGGCGGCGGTCCGTCAAGCGGAAGCTGGGCGCGGAGAAGGGggagggcgggggcggcgagggggagggggaAGAGGCGGAGcccacggcggcgcgggtgggcgcggaggaggagtgCGCGGCGCtgcgggaggcggtggcggcggcgcagtccaCGGCGTCGGAGCTGCGGGCCGAGGTCGAGGAGGAGCGCCTCGCCTCTGCCAGCGCCGCCAGCGAGGCCATGGCCATGATGCTGCGGCTCCAGCGCGAGAAGGCCGAGGTCCAGATGGAGCTCCGCCAGTTCCGCCGCTTTGCCGACGAGAAGATggcgctcgacgccgccgagaTCGACCAGCTCCGCGCGCTCCTGGcgcagcgcgcgcgccgcctgaTGAGGCTGCGCGCCAGGCTCCGCGAGTACCGCCTCCAGTTCCTCCACCTCGGCATCCCGCTCCCCGAGGGCGAGGACCTCGTCGCGCAGAAcgcccaggaggaggaagaggacctCCTACTGCTCGAGGGCGAGGACGGCtacgccgacggcgacgggggcTACTACCCTGAGCTCCGCTGCCACGACGGGGAGTACTACTACGAGGacgggcaggaggaagaggatgcgGTTGCCCTCGATCTGGAGCGCCGGATCTGCCGCCTCGAGCACGATCAGGAAACTCACCTGCTTGAGCCGGtcctggaggaagaggaaggaaccAACCTTTACACAGATGAGGGGTTGCCGGAGTTGCCTGGGCTGGAGCGGGGCGGCTTTTATGCTGACGAGATGTTACCTGAGGAAGCTGTGGAAGAAAGGAGCCAACTCTACAATGACGATGAGGAGTTGCCAGAGTCACCAAGTGCTGGATTTGGTGGTGGGGAGGAAGCGAGTGAGACTGATGGTGTTGGCAGTGCAAGTGGCAGCGATAGGGTATACACAATCGACAAGGTGCATCAAGGTGCGTCTGCGCCAATAGCCAGGGTTCCGGATAAGTACCAGGATGAGGTGGTGGAGCCAGACATTAAGAAGCTTTATATGAGGCTGGAAGCGCTGGAGGCTGACCGTGAGTCAATGAGGCAGGCCCTTGTGGCGATGCGCACTGAGAAGACGCAGCTTGTGCTTCTCCGTGAAATTGCACAGCAGCTTGCCAAGGATGGAGCTCCAGCTGGATCAGGGGCTGGCGTGGGGCCAGGTGTACACCATACGCCGGGAAAATGCAAGGTGGGGATTGTAGAAAGAAGGTTCATGGAGGATAAGAAGGCAGCACTTGTCAAGACATTCTCCATGGTTGCTTTATTTAAG GTATACTTTTGGCTTATCAAGTAA
- the LOC117838659 gene encoding myosin-binding protein 7 isoform X1: MDDDHDQDPDPPSPPAAAGGRCPCCSSSSPAVPWRRSVKRKLGAEKGEGGGGEGEGEEAEPTAARVGAEEECAALREAVAAAQSTASELRAEVEEERLASASAASEAMAMMLRLQREKAEVQMELRQFRRFADEKMALDAAEIDQLRALLAQRARRLMRLRARLREYRLQFLHLGIPLPEGEDLVAQNAQEEEEDLLLLEGEDGYADGDGGYYPELRCHDGEYYYEDGQEEEDAVALDLERRICRLEHDQETHLLEPVLEEEEGTNLYTDEGLPELPGLERGGFYADEMLPEEAVEERSQLYNDDEELPESPSAGFGGGEEASETDGVGSASGSDRVYTIDKVHQGASAPIARVPDKYQDEVVEPDIKKLYMRLEALEADRESMRQALVAMRTEKTQLVLLREIAQQLAKDGAPAGSGAGVGPGVHHTPGKCKVGIVERRFMEDKKAALVKTFSMVALFKVERCSSMESGSVTS; this comes from the exons atggaCGACGACCACGACCAGGACCCcgacccgccgtcgccgcccgccgccgccggggggcGGTGCCCgtgctgctcctcctcgtcgccggccgtgccGTGGCGGCGGTCCGTCAAGCGGAAGCTGGGCGCGGAGAAGGGggagggcgggggcggcgagggggagggggaAGAGGCGGAGcccacggcggcgcgggtgggcgcggaggaggagtgCGCGGCGCtgcgggaggcggtggcggcggcgcagtccaCGGCGTCGGAGCTGCGGGCCGAGGTCGAGGAGGAGCGCCTCGCCTCTGCCAGCGCCGCCAGCGAGGCCATGGCCATGATGCTGCGGCTCCAGCGCGAGAAGGCCGAGGTCCAGATGGAGCTCCGCCAGTTCCGCCGCTTTGCCGACGAGAAGATggcgctcgacgccgccgagaTCGACCAGCTCCGCGCGCTCCTGGcgcagcgcgcgcgccgcctgaTGAGGCTGCGCGCCAGGCTCCGCGAGTACCGCCTCCAGTTCCTCCACCTCGGCATCCCGCTCCCCGAGGGCGAGGACCTCGTCGCGCAGAAcgcccaggaggaggaagaggacctCCTACTGCTCGAGGGCGAGGACGGCtacgccgacggcgacgggggcTACTACCCTGAGCTCCGCTGCCACGACGGGGAGTACTACTACGAGGacgggcaggaggaagaggatgcgGTTGCCCTCGATCTGGAGCGCCGGATCTGCCGCCTCGAGCACGATCAGGAAACTCACCTGCTTGAGCCGGtcctggaggaagaggaaggaaccAACCTTTACACAGATGAGGGGTTGCCGGAGTTGCCTGGGCTGGAGCGGGGCGGCTTTTATGCTGACGAGATGTTACCTGAGGAAGCTGTGGAAGAAAGGAGCCAACTCTACAATGACGATGAGGAGTTGCCAGAGTCACCAAGTGCTGGATTTGGTGGTGGGGAGGAAGCGAGTGAGACTGATGGTGTTGGCAGTGCAAGTGGCAGCGATAGGGTATACACAATCGACAAGGTGCATCAAGGTGCGTCTGCGCCAATAGCCAGGGTTCCGGATAAGTACCAGGATGAGGTGGTGGAGCCAGACATTAAGAAGCTTTATATGAGGCTGGAAGCGCTGGAGGCTGACCGTGAGTCAATGAGGCAGGCCCTTGTGGCGATGCGCACTGAGAAGACGCAGCTTGTGCTTCTCCGTGAAATTGCACAGCAGCTTGCCAAGGATGGAGCTCCAGCTGGATCAGGGGCTGGCGTGGGGCCAGGTGTACACCATACGCCGGGAAAATGCAAGGTGGGGATTGTAGAAAGAAGGTTCATGGAGGATAAGAAGGCAGCACTTGTCAAGACATTCTCCATGGTTGCTTTATTTAAG GTCGAACGCTGCAGCTCCATGGAATCCGGTTCTGTTACCAGTTAG